Proteins from one Streptomyces genisteinicus genomic window:
- a CDS encoding DMT family transporter, which translates to MGSTPKNVLAALTAALLWAFAFVAPAAVRPASELLLVTGRYSLFGLCGLWVLWRGRRQLRLIPVRRIVFGLWIGFVGYFVFYICVSYSATMDSGFITAVVVGSSPITIAVAGNFAEKRMSWRELVAPVILILIGLGLLSVSDLIQGEGRDGAGDSILAILLALGAMLTWSYFVVRNAQSQRTWETKPDPTLWAGLVAMGAGGASMVLLPFAIASTPPETFEPYPLFKIVAWCVFLGVIASWWGTLIWVKAAQGIPVPLVGPLLATETIFGAVLSLPVENRLPTGAEVTGALFVLAGIAVYLFFDVKNSRLRARSTDGGDGSRATASEMAAPT; encoded by the coding sequence ATGGGAAGCACGCCGAAGAACGTCCTCGCCGCGCTGACGGCCGCCCTCCTCTGGGCCTTCGCCTTCGTCGCCCCGGCCGCCGTGCGACCGGCGAGCGAACTGCTCCTGGTGACCGGACGCTACTCCCTGTTCGGTCTCTGCGGCCTGTGGGTCCTGTGGCGGGGCCGCAGGCAGCTGAGGCTGATCCCCGTACGGAGAATCGTCTTCGGCCTGTGGATCGGCTTCGTCGGGTACTTCGTCTTCTACATCTGCGTCTCGTACTCCGCGACGATGGACAGCGGATTCATCACGGCCGTCGTGGTGGGGTCGTCGCCGATCACGATCGCCGTCGCCGGGAACTTCGCCGAGAAGCGCATGTCCTGGCGCGAACTGGTCGCCCCCGTGATCCTGATCCTGATCGGCCTGGGACTGCTCAGCGTCTCCGACCTCATCCAGGGCGAGGGCCGCGACGGCGCCGGCGACTCGATCCTCGCCATCCTGCTCGCCCTCGGGGCCATGCTCACCTGGTCCTACTTCGTGGTCCGCAACGCCCAGTCGCAGCGCACCTGGGAGACCAAACCCGACCCCACCCTCTGGGCCGGACTCGTCGCCATGGGCGCCGGCGGCGCCTCCATGGTGCTGCTGCCGTTCGCCATCGCCTCGACTCCCCCCGAGACCTTCGAACCGTATCCGCTGTTCAAGATCGTCGCGTGGTGCGTCTTCCTCGGGGTCATCGCCTCGTGGTGGGGAACCCTCATCTGGGTCAAGGCGGCCCAGGGGATCCCCGTCCCCCTGGTCGGCCCGCTGCTCGCCACGGAGACCATCTTCGGAGCCGTCCTCAGCCTCCCCGTGGAGAACCGGCTGCCCACCGGGGCGGAAGTCACCGGAGCGCTGTTCGTCCTCGCGGGCATCGCCGTCTACCTCTTCTTCGACGTGAAGAACTCCCGGCTGCGCGCCCGGAGCACGGACGGCGGGGACGGCAGCAGAGCCACCGCGTCGGAAATGGCCGCCCCGACCTGA
- a CDS encoding class I SAM-dependent DNA methyltransferase produces MNHSFAKVKQSHVFFEDAPGLKNYYEDWAPGYDADLADQKWVAPRVAANFVHLLASAYGTPETEIFDAGCGTGLVGSVLATLGTYEIDGVDLSENMAAEARKTNAYRKVYGGVDLSVQARDERLGRYGIVVSSGVFTLGHVRPGALLTLIEYAEPGGLILVSTRGSYATETGFEEFARSPEVTARATLHSKLPDAGYIAEEKADYWVFRRSTATP; encoded by the coding sequence ATGAACCACTCCTTCGCGAAGGTCAAGCAGTCGCACGTCTTCTTCGAGGACGCCCCCGGACTGAAGAACTACTACGAGGACTGGGCGCCGGGATACGACGCCGACCTCGCCGACCAGAAGTGGGTCGCCCCGAGGGTCGCGGCGAACTTCGTGCACCTGCTCGCCTCCGCCTACGGGACGCCGGAGACCGAGATATTCGACGCCGGCTGCGGCACCGGCCTCGTCGGCAGCGTCCTCGCGACACTCGGCACGTACGAGATCGACGGCGTCGACCTCTCCGAGAACATGGCCGCCGAAGCACGCAAGACGAACGCCTACCGCAAGGTCTACGGCGGTGTGGACCTCTCGGTGCAGGCGCGTGACGAGCGGCTGGGCCGGTACGGCATCGTGGTGAGCAGCGGAGTCTTCACCCTCGGACACGTACGGCCGGGCGCGCTGCTCACCCTGATCGAGTACGCCGAGCCCGGCGGACTGATCCTGGTCTCCACCCGTGGCTCCTACGCCACCGAGACCGGCTTCGAGGAGTTCGCGCGGTCGCCGGAGGTCACCGCACGCGCCACGCTCCACTCCAAGCTGCCGGACGCCGGCTACATCGCCGAGGAGAAGGCCGACTACTGGGTGTTCCGCAGGAGCACCGCCACCCCGTGA